From one Felis catus isolate Fca126 chromosome E2, F.catus_Fca126_mat1.0, whole genome shotgun sequence genomic stretch:
- the MARK4 gene encoding MAP/microtubule affinity-regulating kinase 4 isoform X2 codes for MSSRTALAPGNDRNSDTHGTLGSGRSSDKGPSWSSRSLGARCRNSIASCPEEQPHVGNYRLLRTIGKGNFAKVKLARHILTGREVAIKIIDKTQLNPSSLQKLFREVRIMKGLNHPNIVKLFEVIETEKTLYLVMEYASAGEVFDYLVSHGRMKEKEARAKFRQIVSAVHYCHQKNIVHRDLKAENLLLDAEANIKIADFGFSNEFTLGSKLDTFCGSPPYAAPELFQGKKYDGPEVDIWSLGVILYTLVSGSLPFDGHNLKELRERVLRGKYRVPFYMSTDCESILRRFLVLNPAKRCTLEQIMKDKWINIGYEGEELKPYTEPEEDFGDTKRIEVMVGMGYTREEIKEALTSQKYNEVTATYLLLGRKTEEGGDRGTPGLALARVRAPSDTTNGASSSKGTSHSKGQRTSSSTYHRQRRHSDFCGPSPAPLHPKRSPTSTGETELKEERLPGRKASCSAAGSGSRGLPPSSPMVSSAHNPNKAEIPERRKDSTSTPNSLPPSMMTRRNTYVCTERPGAERPSLLPNGKENSSGTPRVPPASPSSHSLAPPSGERSRLARGSTIRSTFHGGQVRDRRAGGGGGGGVQNGPPASPTLAHEAAPLPTGRPRPTTNLFTKLTSKLTRRVTLDPSKRQNSNRCVSGASLPQGSKIRSQTNLRESGDLRSQVAIYLGIKRKPPPGYSDSPGV; via the exons ATGTCTTCGCGGACGGCGCTGGCCCCGGGCAACGATCGGAACTCGGACACG CATGGCACCTTGGGCAGTGGCCGCTCCTCGGACAAGGGACCATCCTGGTCCAGCCGCTCCCTGGGTGCCCGCTGCCGGAACTCTATCGCCTCCTGTCCCGAGGAGCAGCCCCACGTGGGCAACTACCGCCTGCTGAGGACCATCGGGAAGGGCAACTTCGCCAAAGTCAAGCTGGCCCGGCACATCCTCACTGGCcgagag GTCGCCATCAAGATCATCGACAAAACCCAGCTGAACCCCAGCAGCCTGCAGAaa CTGTTCCGGGAAGTCCGCATCATGAAGGGCCTAAACCACCCCAACATCg TGAAGCTCTTCGAGGTGATCGAGACGGAGAAAACTCTGTACTTGGTGATGGAATACGCAAGTGCCG GAGAAGTGTTTGACTACCTCGTGTCACACGGCCGCATGAAGGAGAAGGAAGCTCGAGCCAAGTTCCGACAg ATCGTGTCGGCTGTGCACTACTGTCACCAGAAAAACATTGTACACAGGGACCTGAAg GCCGAGAACCTCTTGCTGGATGCCGAGGCCAACATCAAGATCGCCGACTTTGGCTTCAGCAACGAGTTCACCCTGGGCTCCAAGCTGGACACGTTCTGTGGGAGCCCCCCGTATGCCGCCCCGGAGCTGTTCCAGGGCAAGAAGTATGACGGGCCAGAGGTGGACATCTGGAGCCTCGGTGTCATCCTGTACACCCTCGTCAGCGGCTCCCTGCCCTTCGACGGGCACAACCTCAAG GAGCTGCGGGAGCGAGTCCTCAGAGGGAAGTACCGGGTCCCTTTCTACATGTCAACAGACTGTGAGAGCATCCTGCGGAGATTTTTGGTGCTGAACCCAGCTAAACGCTGTACTCTCGAG CAAATCATGAAAGACAAGTGGATCAACATTGGCTATGAGGGTGAGGAGTTGAAGCCATACACGGAGCCCGAGGAAGACTTCGGGGACACCAAGCGGATCG AGGTGATGGTGGGTATGGGCTACACGcgggaagaaatcaaagaggccTTGACCAGCCAGAAGTACAACGAAGTGACCGCCACCTACCTCCTGCTGGGCAGGAAGACTGAG GAGGGTGGGGACCGGGGCACCCCGGGGCTGGCCCTTGCACGGGTGCGGGCGCCCAGCGACACCACCAATGGAGCGAGCTCCAGCAAAGGCACCAGCCACAGCAAAGGGCAGCGGACCTCCTCGTCCACCTACCACCGCCAGCGCAGGCATAGCGACTTCT gtggcccctcccccgcacccctGCACCCCAAGCGCAGCCCAACCAGCACGGGGGAGACGGAGCTGAAGGAGGAGCGCCTGCCAGGCCGGAAGGCGAGCTGCAGCGCGGCCGGAAGCGGGAGCCGGGGGctgcccccctccagccccatGGTCAGCAGCGCCCACAACCCCAACAAGGCAGAGATCCCAGAGCGGCGGAAGGACAGCACGAGCACCCCG AACAGCCTCCCTCCCAGCATGATGACCCGAAGAAACACCTACGTTTGCACAGAACGCCCTGGGGCTGAGCGCCCGTCCCTGTTGCCAAATGGCAAAGAAAACAG CTCGGGTACCCCACGGGTGCCCCCCGCCTCTCCCTCTAGTCACAGCCTGGCTCCCCCATCGGGGGAGCGGAGCCGCCTGGCACGCGGTTCCACCATCCGCAGCACCTTCCACGGTGGCCAGGTCCGGGACcggagggcagggggcgggggaggcgggggtgtGCAGAATGGACCCCCCGCCTCTCCCACATTGGCCCATGAGGCCGCACCCCTGCCCACTGGGCGGCCCCGCCCCACCACCAACCTCTTCACCAAGCTGACCTCCAAACTGACCCGAAG GGTTACCCTCGATCCCTCTAAACGGCAGAACTCTAACCGCTGCGTTTCGGGCGCCTCTCTGCCCCAGGGATCCAAGATCA GGTCACAGACGAACCTGAGAGAATCGGGGGACCTGAGGTCACAAG